A part of Candidatus Delongbacteria bacterium genomic DNA contains:
- a CDS encoding pyridoxal phosphate-dependent aminotransferase: protein MPLFGDTSQESQAVFRTVFEEVAEVIRRHKRDDLVMLHMGDTHLPAPELARPSQLDETRHTGYNCYANTRGHAELRQLLLRKLARENGMQGLDPHHLQITGGGIHGLYAAFRCLLDPGEEVLTLSPHWHLIGGVIHEAGGLARDLDFYLPLRRGASVRELLEAGLKPTTAALYLNTPNNPSGVVLGRAELEQVAAFAMEHDLWVVSDEAYENFIYDGTPHISIATLPGMHERTVSVFTFSKCLAAAGYRVGYTVCEPWLAERLHAVCSRTVYNAPTNNQMSVLQALEHWDHWFPQLNATYRRLRDRVCSELKVPCLLPASGFYAFMDASAACAGRTAVDVLEELVREGVACVPGAAFGAGFENWFRLCFVSEPEERLALGIERINRVLAR, encoded by the coding sequence ATGCCCCTGTTCGGAGACACCAGTCAGGAGAGCCAGGCCGTTTTCCGCACGGTCTTCGAGGAAGTGGCCGAAGTCATCCGTCGTCACAAGCGCGACGATCTGGTGATGCTGCACATGGGCGACACCCACCTGCCCGCCCCGGAGCTGGCGCGTCCCAGCCAGCTGGACGAAACCCGTCACACGGGCTACAACTGCTATGCCAACACCCGTGGGCACGCCGAGCTGCGCCAGTTGCTGCTGCGCAAGCTGGCCCGCGAAAATGGCATGCAGGGACTGGATCCGCACCATCTGCAGATCACCGGGGGTGGCATCCACGGTCTGTACGCCGCCTTCCGCTGCCTGCTGGATCCGGGCGAGGAAGTGCTGACTCTCAGTCCGCACTGGCATCTGATCGGCGGTGTGATCCACGAGGCGGGCGGTCTGGCCCGTGACCTGGACTTCTACCTGCCCCTGCGCCGCGGGGCTTCCGTCCGGGAGTTGCTGGAAGCGGGTCTGAAACCCACGACCGCGGCACTTTACCTGAACACGCCCAACAATCCCAGCGGTGTGGTGCTGGGTCGCGCCGAACTGGAACAGGTGGCGGCCTTCGCCATGGAACACGATCTCTGGGTGGTGAGTGACGAAGCCTACGAGAATTTCATCTACGACGGCACGCCCCACATCAGCATCGCCACCCTGCCCGGGATGCACGAGCGCACGGTCAGCGTCTTCACGTTCTCGAAGTGTCTGGCCGCCGCCGGCTATCGCGTGGGCTACACGGTCTGCGAACCCTGGTTGGCCGAACGGCTGCACGCCGTCTGTTCGCGCACGGTGTACAATGCGCCCACCAACAACCAGATGTCCGTGCTGCAGGCGCTGGAACACTGGGACCACTGGTTTCCCCAGCTGAATGCCACCTACCGCCGACTGCGCGATCGGGTCTGCAGCGAGCTGAAGGTTCCCTGCCTGCTGCCGGCTTCCGGTTTCTACGCCTTCATGGACGCCAGTGCCGCCTGCGCCGGTCGGACGGCCGTGGACGTGCTGGAGGAGCTGGTGCGCGAAGGCGTGGCCTGTGTGCCCGGGGCGGCTTTCGGGGCGGGATTCGAGAACTGGTTCCGGCTCTGTTTCGTCAGCGAACCGGAAGAACGACTGGCTCTGGGCATCGAGCGCATCAACCGAGTCCTGGCCCGCTGA
- a CDS encoding acyltransferase: MIVAAVQTRPEFGRPGVNTMRALELMGSTPADLYVLPELFSSGYFFQSRAEALTAGESLDGPVVTALKDFSHRQRCTIHAGIPERDGDAIYNSSVLVHHGALVAVYRKIHLFNTEKNCFDPGDRAPAVVDAGARLGLMICFDWIFPELARSLALQGAQILCHPANLVLAWCQKAMVIRSVENRVFSILCNRVGSEERNGVSLTFTGGSEIVHPRGEILASASADAEELIWAVIDPTDADEKMITSTNHVLNDRRPEFYFGAPGEFSADPSR, translated from the coding sequence ATGATCGTTGCCGCCGTCCAGACCCGGCCCGAATTCGGCCGCCCCGGGGTGAACACGATGCGTGCGCTGGAATTGATGGGATCGACACCCGCGGATCTGTATGTCCTGCCCGAGCTGTTCAGCAGCGGGTACTTCTTCCAGAGCCGCGCCGAGGCCCTGACCGCCGGGGAAAGTCTGGACGGGCCCGTGGTGACGGCGCTCAAGGACTTCAGCCATCGTCAGCGCTGCACGATCCACGCGGGCATCCCGGAGCGCGACGGCGACGCGATCTACAACAGCAGCGTGCTGGTGCATCACGGGGCCCTGGTGGCCGTCTACCGCAAGATTCACCTCTTCAATACCGAGAAGAACTGCTTCGATCCCGGGGACCGCGCGCCCGCCGTGGTGGATGCCGGCGCCCGACTGGGGCTGATGATCTGCTTCGACTGGATCTTTCCCGAACTGGCCCGCAGTCTGGCCCTGCAGGGGGCGCAGATCCTCTGCCACCCCGCCAATCTGGTGCTGGCCTGGTGCCAGAAGGCGATGGTGATCCGCTCGGTCGAGAACCGCGTGTTCTCGATCCTCTGCAACCGGGTGGGCAGCGAGGAACGCAACGGCGTGAGCCTGACCTTCACCGGCGGCAGCGAGATCGTGCACCCGCGGGGCGAGATTCTGGCCAGTGCCTCTGCCGATGCCGAGGAGCTGATCTGGGCCGTGATCGACCCGACGGACGCGGACGAGAAGATGATCACCTCCACCAATCATGTCCTGAACGATCGCCGCCCCGAGTTCTACTTTGGTGCTCCCGGCGAGTTTTCTGCCGATCCGTCCCGCTAG
- a CDS encoding ExeM/NucH family extracellular endonuclease: MPSRPLSTLLVLSSVALLSCVSTSPKVPETAADGILRMTIPDIQGTRESSPVVGQTLETHGVVTLLLKKGEQPVGFVIQDQNGDGDPGTSDALFVDWDQTGGLPHVGDLLTVRGTVDEENGRTGLAHVGILDRKGDTPLPAAQPFRLGDDSSLEALEGMRVSHDGPLTVIDTYHLGRYGSAILCEGPRPFTAGSLPATVGQIDRSLASVILDDADLQQNPARIAWLGEQPMPRTGDLLPRVEGVLEPFKEGWHLQASAVLELQRGNPRPDSPSEVGGSLRVASFNVLNFFATPGGRGADSAEEITRQQAKLESALLALDADLYGLIEIQNDSGQALQKLVDALNGSRGEEVWRAVADPAEGLGSDAIKQAFVYRPASLELIGAARTDTDPIYSRPPLAITVKSRKDGQVLSVIVNHLKSKGCRGAEGEEKDQGQGCWNALRTRQAARLLEFVERVKQESGDPDVLLMGDLNAYLEEDPPRLLEQAGFENLLRRLPAETRYSYVYQGQSGVLDHALASTSLAPLVSGIGVWHINADECPLLDYNLEYKDPTIFKPDPFRSSDHDPVLIGLN; the protein is encoded by the coding sequence ATGCCTTCGCGTCCTCTGTCCACCCTGCTTGTGCTCTCCTCCGTCGCTCTGCTCTCGTGTGTGTCCACCAGTCCCAAAGTGCCCGAGACGGCGGCCGATGGCATTCTGCGCATGACGATCCCGGACATCCAGGGCACCCGGGAGTCCAGCCCCGTGGTGGGCCAGACCCTCGAAACCCATGGTGTGGTGACCCTGCTGCTGAAGAAAGGGGAGCAGCCGGTTGGCTTCGTGATCCAGGATCAGAATGGTGATGGTGATCCCGGGACGTCCGATGCGCTCTTTGTGGACTGGGATCAGACCGGTGGGTTGCCACACGTGGGTGACCTGCTGACCGTGCGCGGCACTGTGGACGAGGAAAACGGCCGCACCGGTCTGGCTCATGTGGGCATTCTGGACCGCAAAGGTGACACGCCCCTGCCGGCCGCACAGCCCTTCAGGCTGGGCGATGATTCGTCGCTCGAGGCCCTCGAGGGCATGCGCGTGAGCCACGACGGACCACTGACCGTGATCGATACCTACCACCTGGGCCGCTATGGCAGCGCGATTCTCTGCGAGGGCCCGCGTCCCTTCACCGCCGGAAGCCTGCCCGCCACGGTGGGCCAGATCGACCGGTCACTGGCCAGTGTGATCCTGGATGACGCCGACCTGCAGCAGAACCCGGCCCGCATCGCCTGGCTGGGCGAGCAGCCGATGCCGCGCACGGGAGATCTGCTGCCTCGTGTCGAGGGTGTGCTCGAGCCCTTCAAGGAAGGCTGGCACTTGCAGGCATCGGCGGTGCTTGAGCTGCAGCGCGGCAATCCCCGGCCGGACTCGCCATCCGAAGTGGGTGGCAGCCTGCGCGTGGCCTCGTTCAATGTGCTCAACTTCTTCGCCACCCCCGGCGGACGCGGTGCGGACTCCGCCGAGGAGATCACACGGCAGCAGGCCAAGCTGGAAAGTGCATTGCTGGCGCTGGATGCCGATCTCTACGGCCTGATCGAGATCCAGAATGACAGCGGTCAGGCGCTGCAGAAATTGGTGGACGCGCTGAACGGCAGTCGAGGCGAGGAAGTCTGGCGCGCGGTGGCCGACCCGGCGGAGGGGCTGGGCAGCGATGCGATCAAGCAGGCCTTTGTCTACCGTCCCGCCAGTCTGGAACTGATCGGCGCGGCGCGTACGGATACGGATCCCATCTACAGCCGTCCGCCGCTGGCGATCACGGTGAAATCACGCAAGGATGGCCAGGTCCTCAGTGTGATCGTGAATCACCTGAAATCCAAGGGCTGCCGGGGTGCCGAGGGAGAGGAGAAGGATCAGGGCCAGGGCTGCTGGAACGCCCTGCGCACGCGCCAGGCTGCCCGGCTGCTGGAGTTCGTCGAGCGGGTCAAGCAGGAGAGCGGCGACCCGGATGTGCTGCTGATGGGCGATCTGAACGCCTATCTGGAAGAGGATCCTCCGCGGCTTCTGGAGCAGGCCGGTTTCGAGAATCTGCTGCGCCGCCTGCCCGCGGAAACGCGGTACAGCTATGTCTACCAGGGTCAGAGTGGTGTGCTGGATCACGCCCTGGCCAGCACCAGTCTGGCCCCTCTGGTGAGCGGCATCGGCGTCTGGCACATCAATGCCGACGAATGCCCCTTGCTGGACTACAATCTGGAGTACAAGGATCCCACCATTTTCAAGCCTGATCCTTTCCGCAGCTCGGACCATGATCCGGTATTGATTGGCCTGAACTGA
- a CDS encoding transposase — translation MFKAKKHTRQLRRIHYFDPGTQKDLVFITNNLKWSAATIAAIYKERWQIELFFKWIKQRAKIKRFVGNSMNAVMTQIWIALIAYLITAFVKLSRHLDHSLTQIFRLIRATLFDHRDLWGVVIHATIPPQASSDLQLELKLA, via the coding sequence GTGTTCAAGGCAAAAAAACACACACGACAGCTCCGAAGGATCCACTACTTCGATCCGGGAACGCAAAAGGATCTTGTATTCATTACAAACAACCTCAAGTGGTCTGCTGCCACAATCGCAGCCATCTACAAAGAGCGCTGGCAGATCGAGTTGTTTTTCAAGTGGATCAAGCAGCGCGCCAAAATCAAGCGATTTGTCGGCAACAGCATGAATGCGGTCATGACACAGATCTGGATAGCTCTGATTGCCTACCTGATTACTGCATTCGTAAAGTTGAGTCGGCATCTGGACCATTCATTGACCCAGATTTTCCGTCTCATCCGGGCAACGCTTTTCGATCACCGTGACCTGTGGGGTGTTGTGATCCATGCCACTATCCCGCCGCAAGCATCTTCCGATCTCCAACTTGAGCTAAAGCTGGCATGA
- a CDS encoding DUF4372 domain-containing protein, producing MRQSSVLGQLLKLTPRREFEILAEQHHVGQPFRKTTRWNQFVVLLTAQLAGHSSLREIDHSGKALQPHLLRLGCKPLNRSTLGRLNSRQSPDLYRDLFQRLLSRCQEFAGQRKLPVNRKLISLDSTLIHLCLKLFPWADCSAYKAGVKVHVGLDHASWLPEIVCITEGRRHDHQVLSRRSNSYLERCTFLTEGTVTMPGSTD from the coding sequence ATGCGCCAAAGTAGCGTACTCGGACAACTCCTCAAGCTGACTCCACGTCGGGAATTCGAAATTCTTGCAGAACAACATCATGTTGGCCAGCCTTTTCGCAAGACGACGCGCTGGAATCAATTCGTGGTCTTACTTACAGCTCAACTTGCCGGGCATTCCAGCTTGCGGGAAATCGATCATAGCGGCAAAGCATTGCAGCCGCATCTCCTGCGATTGGGATGCAAGCCTCTGAACAGGTCTACACTTGGGAGGCTGAATTCTCGGCAGTCGCCAGACCTGTATCGTGATCTGTTCCAGCGGCTTCTGTCCCGTTGTCAGGAATTCGCCGGACAACGAAAACTGCCAGTGAACCGGAAGCTGATCTCGTTGGACTCCACCCTCATCCACCTTTGTCTGAAGCTGTTTCCGTGGGCTGATTGCAGTGCCTACAAAGCAGGGGTCAAAGTCCACGTCGGTCTTGATCATGCCAGTTGGCTCCCGGAAATCGTCTGCATCACGGAAGGTCGCCGGCATGATCACCAGGTTCTCTCCCGCAGGTCAAACTCATACCTGGAACGGTGTACATTTTTGACAGAGGGTACTGTGACTATGCCTGGTTCGACCGATTGA
- a CDS encoding T9SS type A sorting domain-containing protein: protein MRPWILLLCIMTSLCRAAILHVPADYPAIQPAMDASAPGDTVLVNRGNWTGLLQSPTHSLLLCSNYIFTQDSTDIAETILDGEYVGTILTVHTGGEELLTVRGLTFWRGQGHRDSNSGYHIRAGAIQMVSEVSAVFEDVVFADCRAPDQGSILFHGVYNSANYSTGSLTLRRVHCRGTRVETNNVLAHAFQIHATQSRVIVDGFYWDGGGTDCPVLKQFHSDMDSLALANVRIVNCTGNAELLWYGFTPTNNSSIGNIYSEGCYLSFKRRGEGTDGSTMVVRNIEITGCDSTRVLRATPNLGPVVFDNIHVHHNRMMDNQTSMIYIQCQEENGTELRNLSFHDNILGDSTRASFNHPYPLISLVRCDLIDASIRNNAVILPPDPDVGDTPGSWTLYNAMVWMAYGNRRLENVLFENNRVDDLDVYTDVWPEYEPGENEGREFMAWSVDTMVVRNLTVRNSRMDNPIPEVSASDGIGYSGPGFTVWLNSDYLDARGILLENCDDGGIWFGSQGLIEGAILRNVRRTAFGIAGNLSTRVLRNVHVENIVGGANWLPLDQRHYSKQAFLWAWGESQNLTPTIELDNVSVVGCSNIRHLINLWNPATLIVRNSVFHDNEYDQWIELEEPTSQSWEYNIVQEPVPGIGNQVGVNPLFDEELGAPWLSPASPAIDAGHPDTAYDDIEDPDNPGFARWPSQGTLRNDIGYTGGPHAGTLDHLIAVRAPLKEPQAHPGSFELRPAFPNPFNPVTTLGYVLNRPLQVELSVYNVLGQKVRTLVSGLESAGEHHVRWDASDLASGVYIVELAAGGETRARKILLLK from the coding sequence ATGCGACCCTGGATCCTGCTGCTGTGCATCATGACCTCGCTTTGCCGCGCGGCAATTCTTCATGTGCCCGCAGACTATCCCGCCATTCAGCCCGCGATGGACGCCAGCGCCCCCGGCGATACCGTGCTGGTGAACCGTGGAAACTGGACAGGTCTGCTGCAGAGCCCCACCCATTCGCTGCTGCTGTGTTCCAATTACATCTTCACGCAGGATTCAACAGATATCGCCGAGACCATTCTGGATGGAGAGTATGTGGGCACGATCCTGACTGTCCACACGGGCGGGGAAGAGCTGCTCACGGTTCGGGGTCTCACCTTCTGGCGTGGGCAGGGGCACCGGGATTCCAATTCCGGATATCACATTCGTGCTGGCGCCATCCAGATGGTTTCTGAAGTAAGTGCGGTTTTTGAGGACGTGGTATTTGCAGATTGCAGGGCACCTGACCAAGGATCAATTCTATTTCATGGTGTATACAACAGCGCGAACTACTCTACCGGATCTTTAACTCTGAGACGCGTTCACTGCCGGGGCACTCGGGTTGAAACCAACAACGTCTTAGCCCATGCGTTTCAAATTCACGCCACTCAAAGCCGAGTGATCGTGGACGGTTTCTACTGGGATGGTGGGGGTACTGATTGCCCAGTCCTGAAGCAGTTTCACTCTGATATGGACTCCTTGGCTTTGGCAAATGTTCGGATCGTCAACTGTACGGGGAATGCGGAACTGTTATGGTATGGTTTCACCCCGACCAATAACTCATCCATAGGCAACATCTACTCGGAAGGCTGCTATCTGAGTTTCAAAAGGCGTGGCGAAGGAACCGATGGATCAACCATGGTGGTCCGGAACATCGAGATCACTGGATGTGATTCCACTCGAGTGTTGCGGGCCACTCCAAACCTTGGGCCTGTCGTGTTCGACAACATCCATGTGCATCACAACCGGATGATGGACAATCAGACCAGCATGATCTATATCCAATGCCAAGAGGAAAATGGCACTGAACTGCGCAACCTGAGTTTCCACGACAACATCCTGGGCGATAGCACCAGGGCCTCATTCAACCATCCATACCCCCTCATTTCTCTTGTCCGGTGTGACCTGATCGATGCCAGCATCCGCAACAACGCTGTGATTTTGCCCCCAGATCCGGACGTCGGTGATACTCCAGGCAGTTGGACCCTTTACAACGCCATGGTCTGGATGGCCTACGGAAATCGCAGGCTGGAGAATGTGCTCTTCGAGAACAACCGTGTGGACGATCTGGATGTCTACACGGATGTCTGGCCAGAGTATGAGCCTGGTGAAAACGAGGGGCGCGAATTCATGGCCTGGTCGGTGGATACGATGGTCGTTCGAAATCTGACGGTGCGCAACAGCCGAATGGACAATCCCATTCCGGAAGTGAGCGCCAGCGATGGCATTGGGTACTCAGGCCCTGGATTCACTGTATGGTTGAATTCGGACTATCTGGATGCAAGGGGAATTCTGCTGGAGAACTGTGACGATGGAGGAATCTGGTTCGGCAGCCAAGGTCTGATCGAAGGTGCGATTCTTCGAAATGTAAGGCGAACTGCATTCGGCATCGCCGGAAACTTAAGTACAAGAGTCCTGCGGAATGTGCATGTGGAGAATATTGTTGGCGGCGCGAACTGGTTGCCACTCGACCAACGACACTACAGCAAGCAAGCGTTTCTGTGGGCGTGGGGTGAAAGCCAGAATCTGACCCCGACAATCGAGTTGGACAATGTGTCGGTTGTTGGCTGCAGCAACATCCGACACCTGATCAACTTGTGGAATCCGGCCACTTTGATTGTGCGCAACAGCGTGTTTCACGATAACGAGTACGACCAGTGGATTGAGCTCGAAGAACCCACATCCCAATCATGGGAGTACAACATCGTCCAGGAACCCGTACCAGGTATCGGCAACCAAGTCGGAGTCAATCCGCTGTTCGATGAGGAGTTGGGGGCCCCTTGGTTGTCCCCAGCTTCCCCGGCCATCGACGCCGGCCATCCGGACACGGCCTATGATGATATCGAAGACCCCGACAATCCCGGCTTCGCCCGCTGGCCCAGCCAAGGCACCCTGCGCAACGACATCGGCTACACCGGTGGACCGCATGCGGGCACGCTGGATCACCTGATAGCCGTGCGTGCACCGCTCAAGGAACCTCAGGCGCATCCGGGCAGCTTCGAACTGCGGCCGGCGTTCCCCAATCCCTTCAATCCCGTGACCACTCTGGGTTATGTTCTCAACCGCCCTCTGCAGGTGGAGCTGTCCGTGTACAACGTGCTTGGGCAGAAGGTGCGGACACTCGTTTCCGGACTGGAGAGCGCGGGCGAGCACCATGTGCGATGGGATGCCAGTGACTTGGCCAGCGGGGTGTACATCGTGGAGCTTGCCGCAGGTGGGGAAACGCGGGCGCGGAAGATCCTGCTGCTGAAATAG